A portion of the Hoylesella buccalis ATCC 35310 genome contains these proteins:
- a CDS encoding CYTH domain-containing protein: MSGFEIERKFLVKKGGAFKRAAFSSSHIQQGYIPCLNATVRIRVRDEEVYLTIKGKSTHGGMTRYEFETKITLDEASHLLQLCQGGTIDKRRYLVKSGNHVFEVDEFYGDNEGLVMAEVELKSEDEPYEKPDFIGPEVTGDARFYNKYMLTNPFSAWKDTLPEEYR, from the coding sequence ATGAGTGGATTTGAGATAGAACGCAAGTTCCTTGTCAAGAAAGGCGGAGCATTCAAGCGTGCCGCCTTTTCCAGTAGTCACATCCAACAGGGATACATACCTTGCCTCAATGCGACGGTGAGGATTCGTGTTCGTGACGAAGAAGTATACCTGACCATCAAGGGAAAATCAACTCATGGCGGAATGACGCGCTATGAGTTTGAGACAAAAATCACGCTCGATGAAGCCTCGCATCTACTACAACTTTGTCAAGGAGGTACCATCGATAAGCGTCGTTATCTCGTTAAAAGTGGCAATCATGTGTTTGAAGTGGATGAATTCTACGGCGATAACGAGGGACTTGTCATGGCCGAGGTGGAATTGAAGTCAGAAGATGAACCTTATGAGAAGCCAGACTTCATTGGTCCGGAGGTCACTGGAGATGCGCGGTTCTACAACAAATACATGCTCACGAATCCCTTTTCCGCTTGGAAAGACACGTTGCCAGAAGAATACCGATAA
- the prfB gene encoding peptide chain release factor 2, with product MITSDQLKDVMERAEALHRYLNIDQKKVEFEEEQLRTQAPDFWEDPKRAQEQMIKVKGIEKWLVGYQQVRQLADELELAFDFYRDDMITEDELDADYAKAVAAIEHLEMKNMLRQTEDPMDCVMKINSGAGGTESQDWAQMLMRMYMRWAEAHDYKCTISDIQDGDEAGIKSVTMKIEGGEYAYGYLKSENGVHRLVRVSPFNAQGKRMTSFASVFVSPLVDDTIEVFVDPARVSWDTFRSSGAGGQNVNKVESGVRLRYQYEDPDTGEEEEILIENTETRDQPKNRAKAMQLLKSQLYDRAMKKRLEAQAKIEAGKKKIEWGSQIRSYVFDDRRVKDHRTNYQTTDVDAVMDGKLDEFIKAYLMEFPVADDND from the coding sequence ATGATAACAAGCGACCAGTTAAAAGATGTGATGGAGCGTGCTGAAGCCCTTCATCGGTATTTGAACATAGACCAGAAAAAAGTAGAGTTCGAAGAAGAACAACTACGCACACAAGCACCTGATTTTTGGGAAGATCCTAAGCGGGCCCAAGAACAGATGATTAAGGTCAAGGGCATTGAGAAGTGGCTCGTTGGTTATCAACAGGTGCGTCAGTTGGCTGATGAATTGGAGTTGGCATTCGATTTCTATCGTGATGACATGATTACGGAAGACGAGTTGGATGCCGACTATGCCAAGGCTGTTGCCGCCATAGAGCATCTGGAAATGAAGAACATGCTTCGTCAAACCGAAGATCCCATGGACTGTGTGATGAAGATTAACTCGGGAGCAGGCGGTACAGAAAGTCAGGATTGGGCACAAATGCTCATGCGTATGTATATGAGATGGGCCGAGGCTCATGATTACAAGTGTACCATCAGTGATATTCAGGACGGTGATGAGGCCGGCATCAAGAGCGTGACAATGAAGATAGAAGGTGGCGAGTATGCCTATGGATACTTGAAGAGCGAGAACGGGGTGCATCGCTTGGTGCGCGTTTCTCCATTCAATGCCCAGGGAAAGCGCATGACCAGCTTCGCCAGTGTCTTTGTTTCACCCCTGGTGGACGATACGATTGAGGTGTTTGTTGACCCTGCTCGTGTGTCGTGGGATACCTTCCGATCGAGTGGTGCGGGCGGACAAAATGTGAATAAGGTGGAGTCTGGCGTTCGCCTTCGCTATCAATACGAAGATCCTGACACGGGAGAGGAAGAAGAAATTCTGATTGAAAACACCGAAACACGTGACCAACCGAAGAACCGAGCCAAGGCCATGCAGCTCTTGAAGAGTCAACTTTACGACCGTGCCATGAAGAAACGGTTGGAGGCGCAGGCTAAAATTGAGGCTGGAAAGAAGAAGATAGAATGGGGAAGTCAAATCCGAAGTTATGTTTTTGACGACCGTCGTGTGAAAGATCACCGCACCAATTATCAGACAACCGATGTAGACGCAGTGATGGATGGTAAGCTGGATGAGTTTATTAAGGCTTACCTCATGGAATTCCCCGTTGCGGATGATAATGACTAA
- a CDS encoding AMP-dependent synthetase/ligase, translating into MQTRHHLSVLIHEQAKKYGSRDALTFRSFGSLKWKTVSWKQFSLRVKQVSNELIDFGLKPQEKIGVFAQNCLQYLYTDFGAYGVRAVSIPLYATSSEQQIQYIINNAQIRFLFVGEQEQYNKAHRVFSLCPTLERIIIFDHSVRLSAYDTNAIYFEDFIRLGENLPHQLEVEKRWADANDEDICNILYTSGTTGVSKGVVLTYGQYDAAMEANGKSVPVDEEDRVVSFLPITHIFERGWLYLCLTAGAHVIINTYPKEIQQTMREVKPTAMSAVPRFWEKVYIAVKERIDSANPVQKKLFNRALAVGKKYNIDYLSKGKRPPFALSAEYQVYNKSVMALVRKQIGLQNPHFFPTAGAYVSPEVEEFVHSIGIYMMVGYGLTESLATVSCDRMDRPYTVGSVGRPVDGIQIKIGENNEILLKGPTITRGYYELPNENAAAFDEDGFFHTGDAGYMKDGELYLTERIKDLFKTSNGKYVAPQMVEAMLLVDKYVDQVVVIADQRKFVSALIVPEFRLLEEYASDHGIAYVDREDLCENKQIKDMMMERIKTLQQSLAHYEQIKRFTLLPHHFNMERGELTDTLKIRRPAVYKIYKDVIDSMYEE; encoded by the coding sequence ATGCAAACAAGACATCACCTTTCCGTACTGATACATGAACAAGCAAAGAAATATGGTTCGCGTGATGCGCTGACCTTTCGTAGCTTTGGCAGTTTGAAGTGGAAGACTGTTTCTTGGAAGCAGTTCTCTTTGCGTGTGAAACAGGTGTCTAATGAGTTGATTGACTTTGGATTGAAACCACAAGAAAAAATCGGTGTGTTTGCACAAAACTGCCTCCAGTATCTGTATACAGATTTTGGTGCTTATGGGGTTCGGGCCGTTTCCATCCCTTTGTATGCTACCAGCAGTGAGCAGCAGATACAATATATAATAAACAACGCACAGATACGCTTCCTCTTTGTTGGCGAACAAGAACAGTATAACAAGGCACATCGTGTGTTTTCGCTATGTCCTACACTCGAGCGAATTATCATTTTTGATCACAGTGTTCGATTGAGTGCGTACGATACAAATGCTATTTATTTTGAAGACTTTATTAGATTAGGTGAGAATCTGCCACATCAATTGGAGGTAGAAAAGCGATGGGCAGATGCCAATGATGAGGATATTTGTAACATCCTGTATACCAGTGGAACCACAGGAGTAAGCAAGGGCGTGGTATTGACCTACGGTCAGTACGACGCAGCCATGGAAGCAAATGGAAAAAGTGTGCCTGTTGATGAGGAAGACCGTGTAGTGAGCTTTCTGCCCATTACGCATATTTTTGAACGGGGTTGGTTGTATTTGTGTCTAACGGCAGGTGCCCACGTCATTATTAACACGTATCCCAAAGAAATACAGCAGACCATGCGTGAGGTGAAACCTACCGCTATGTCGGCCGTTCCTCGCTTTTGGGAGAAAGTTTATATAGCGGTGAAAGAGCGCATTGATAGTGCTAATCCCGTACAAAAGAAACTTTTCAACAGGGCATTGGCCGTTGGAAAGAAATATAATATCGACTATTTGAGTAAAGGAAAACGACCTCCTTTTGCCTTGTCTGCAGAATATCAAGTATATAATAAGAGTGTCATGGCATTGGTTCGCAAACAAATTGGTTTGCAGAACCCACACTTCTTTCCAACAGCGGGTGCTTATGTTTCACCAGAAGTTGAGGAGTTTGTCCATTCCATTGGTATCTACATGATGGTTGGGTATGGTCTCACCGAGAGCTTGGCCACCGTTTCTTGTGATCGTATGGACAGGCCATACACGGTTGGCTCGGTAGGTAGACCGGTTGATGGTATTCAGATTAAGATAGGAGAGAATAATGAAATCCTGCTCAAAGGCCCTACCATCACCAGAGGATATTATGAACTGCCCAATGAGAATGCAGCAGCTTTTGATGAGGATGGGTTCTTCCATACGGGCGATGCAGGCTACATGAAAGACGGAGAGCTGTACTTGACGGAGCGAATCAAGGATCTGTTCAAGACGAGTAACGGAAAATATGTCGCACCACAGATGGTGGAGGCGATGCTCTTGGTGGACAAATATGTGGACCAAGTGGTTGTAATCGCTGACCAAAGAAAGTTTGTTTCGGCATTGATTGTACCAGAGTTTAGGCTCTTGGAAGAATATGCCAGCGATCACGGTATCGCCTATGTGGATAGAGAAGATTTGTGTGAAAACAAACAGATCAAGGACATGATGATGGAACGCATCAAGACCTTGCAACAGTCTTTGGCCCACTATGAGCAAATCAAGCGTTTCACTCTTCTTCCTCACCATTTCAATATGGAGCGTGGGGAATTGACGGATACATTGAAAATCAGACGTCCAGCCGTCTATAAAATCTACAAGGACGTCATTGACAGCATGTACGAAGAATAA
- the nhaA gene encoding Na+/H+ antiporter NhaA, whose amino-acid sequence MNKNQIATRINNKVLEPVRLFMGQEKSGGIVLAISVLLAMVLANTALGPSYHDFFQQTFGFLWNGDSYFNFTLHHWINDGLMSVFFFLVGLELKREFIAGELADLRNTVLPIGAAVGGMLIPAAIYLSFNAGTEEAVGWAIPMATDIAFALGVVSLLGSRVPSSVKVFLTTLAIVDDLGAVIVIALFYTSEISVVNVLLGLGFLLLMFIGNKLGVKNLFFYALLGIAGVWVCFLLSGVHATIAAVLAAMTIPADSEIDENTFLHRVRKLTRRFDKAESNDVRTLEKEQVEILAHIQKDTTTAIPPLQLIEHHLNPIVTFIVLPVFAFANAGVNLVDIDWSAVFATNITIGVALGLLLGKPLGVVGISWLLNKFGFAKTPADMSNRRLMGLGFLASIGFTMSMFVSTLAFQTEMMLTQAKIGIFMASILGGLIGYKLLKSSSNKN is encoded by the coding sequence ATGAATAAAAATCAGATTGCAACCAGGATAAATAATAAGGTATTAGAACCCGTAAGACTGTTTATGGGGCAGGAGAAGTCGGGCGGCATCGTGCTGGCCATCAGCGTTCTGTTGGCCATGGTGTTGGCCAATACGGCATTAGGACCAAGCTATCACGACTTTTTCCAACAGACATTTGGGTTCTTATGGAATGGTGATTCGTATTTTAATTTCACCCTTCACCACTGGATTAACGATGGACTGATGTCCGTGTTCTTTTTCCTGGTAGGGTTAGAGTTGAAGCGCGAGTTTATTGCTGGCGAGTTGGCCGACCTGCGCAACACGGTTTTGCCAATAGGAGCTGCTGTGGGAGGTATGCTGATTCCCGCGGCGATTTATCTTTCGTTCAACGCTGGCACAGAAGAGGCGGTGGGATGGGCCATACCCATGGCAACCGATATTGCTTTCGCCCTGGGCGTGGTTAGCTTGTTAGGTAGTCGCGTGCCATCATCCGTCAAGGTGTTTCTAACAACTTTGGCTATTGTTGACGACCTGGGAGCCGTCATCGTGATAGCCTTGTTCTATACCTCGGAAATCTCCGTAGTCAACGTGCTGTTGGGTTTGGGCTTTCTGCTATTGATGTTCATCGGTAACAAACTAGGTGTGAAGAACCTGTTCTTCTACGCCCTGCTGGGCATTGCCGGCGTGTGGGTTTGTTTCCTCCTGTCGGGCGTTCATGCCACCATTGCTGCCGTACTGGCTGCCATGACCATTCCCGCTGACTCGGAAATTGATGAGAACACTTTCCTGCATCGTGTGCGAAAGCTGACCAGACGATTCGACAAGGCCGAGTCGAATGACGTGAGGACGCTCGAGAAAGAGCAAGTGGAGATACTGGCTCATATCCAGAAAGACACCACCACTGCCATTCCTCCCTTGCAGTTGATAGAGCATCATCTGAACCCAATCGTAACGTTTATCGTGCTACCCGTCTTTGCTTTTGCCAACGCTGGTGTAAACTTGGTGGACATCGATTGGTCAGCAGTGTTTGCTACGAATATTACCATAGGGGTTGCGCTGGGACTTTTATTGGGAAAACCATTGGGAGTGGTAGGCATTTCCTGGTTGTTGAATAAGTTTGGTTTTGCAAAAACGCCAGCAGATATGTCAAATCGTCGATTGATGGGCCTGGGCTTCCTGGCATCTATAGGCTTTACGATGTCGATGTTCGTCTCAACTCTTGCCTTTCAAACGGAGATGATGCTCACGCAAGCAAAGATTGGTATCTTCATGGCTTCAATCCTTGGCGGACTCATTGGCTACAAGTTGTTGAAATCATCGAGCAATAAAAATTAA
- a CDS encoding murein hydrolase activator EnvC family protein, giving the protein MKRYLIILLALALTVSLPAQKKRTPTKQRTRTTKTTTKKKKTTKKKSTKTARYSNSSIKGLESQRSQIQKKIKQQERALRTNQSDVKKRLQDLMILNTAINDRQKNIDSIEADIHHLNGNIDIIKSQLQTLQTQLAERKQKYIKSMAYMTRSHTIQDKIMFIFSAKNFAQMYRRFQFVRDYATYQRAQGEGLKAKQAQVEEKHVQLQNAKGRKSHLLYQGRKEKQTLEGQQVEQKQMVSNLQKQQKTIQNVIAQQRKKDAALNAQIDKLVAIEVAKAKARAEAEAKRKAALAEAARKRAAELARKKAEAEAAARENERRIAEAKEREERLKAEARAAAAAAEKAQQEKPAAQAKAAAEASSAAEQTAREAQAAREAAERKAASDAVRNRETIARAQKRADESLKMSSVDRMLSGGFEANRGRLPIPITGGYRIVSHFGQYNVEGLKNVTLDNKGVNILGSPGCKARAIYDGEVSAVMSYAGTTVVMVRHGSYISVYCNLGSVSVSQGQKVKTRQVLGTVGRDNILQFQLRNGTAKLNPESWLGR; this is encoded by the coding sequence ATGAAACGTTATTTAATTATACTCTTAGCATTGGCTTTGACGGTTTCGCTGCCGGCACAGAAGAAACGTACGCCTACGAAACAGCGGACAAGAACCACAAAAACCACGACCAAGAAGAAAAAAACAACCAAGAAAAAGTCGACAAAGACAGCTCGATATTCCAATTCATCCATCAAAGGATTGGAAAGTCAGCGCAGTCAGATTCAGAAGAAGATTAAGCAACAGGAAAGAGCGTTGCGTACCAACCAGTCGGATGTGAAGAAAAGGTTGCAAGATTTGATGATTCTCAACACGGCGATTAACGATAGACAGAAAAATATCGACAGCATTGAGGCCGACATCCATCATTTGAATGGGAATATAGATATCATCAAGTCGCAGCTGCAAACGCTGCAAACGCAATTGGCAGAGCGCAAACAAAAGTACATCAAGTCGATGGCCTACATGACGCGCAGCCATACCATTCAGGATAAAATCATGTTTATCTTCTCGGCGAAAAACTTTGCTCAGATGTACCGTCGCTTTCAGTTTGTGCGCGACTATGCCACTTATCAGCGCGCACAGGGCGAAGGTTTGAAAGCCAAGCAGGCGCAGGTGGAAGAAAAGCATGTACAATTGCAGAATGCTAAGGGAAGGAAAAGCCACCTCCTCTATCAGGGAAGGAAAGAAAAACAAACCCTTGAGGGGCAGCAGGTGGAACAGAAGCAGATGGTTAGTAACCTGCAAAAGCAGCAGAAAACCATTCAAAACGTTATTGCCCAGCAGCGCAAGAAAGATGCTGCGCTCAACGCCCAGATTGATAAGTTGGTTGCCATCGAGGTGGCCAAAGCCAAGGCTCGAGCAGAAGCTGAGGCCAAACGGAAGGCCGCACTAGCAGAGGCTGCACGCAAAAGAGCGGCCGAACTGGCACGAAAGAAGGCCGAAGCCGAGGCTGCTGCCCGTGAGAATGAGCGCAGGATAGCTGAGGCCAAAGAGCGTGAGGAACGCCTGAAAGCCGAGGCACGTGCTGCCGCAGCCGCCGCAGAGAAGGCTCAACAGGAGAAACCGGCTGCACAGGCAAAGGCAGCAGCAGAAGCCAGTTCGGCCGCAGAACAAACTGCCCGCGAGGCTCAAGCAGCCCGTGAGGCTGCCGAGCGCAAGGCTGCCAGTGACGCAGTGCGCAACAGGGAGACCATCGCCAGGGCGCAGAAGCGCGCTGATGAGAGTCTTAAGATGAGTTCGGTAGATCGTATGTTGTCAGGAGGGTTTGAGGCTAATCGCGGACGTTTGCCCATCCCGATTACTGGTGGGTACCGCATCGTGAGCCATTTCGGGCAGTACAATGTGGAGGGATTGAAGAATGTAACGCTTGATAATAAAGGTGTCAATATCCTGGGAAGCCCTGGTTGCAAGGCACGGGCTATTTATGACGGCGAGGTGAGTGCCGTGATGTCTTATGCAGGCACGACGGTGGTGATGGTTCGCCATGGCTCGTATATTTCAGTGTATTGCAACTTGGGGTCGGTTAGCGTTTCTCAAGGACAGAAAGTAAAGACCCGTCAAGTGCTTGGAACTGTCGGACGGGATAACATTTTGCAGTTCCAATTGCGGAACGGGACAGCCAAACTCAATCCCGAGTCGTGGTTGGGTAGGTAG
- a CDS encoding DUF4292 domain-containing protein, with amino-acid sequence MNKILHGVLTVCAVLLLASCASKKAVVKEPLPGKEPHTSAVKPGIAEDMQELAFVQRVYDNQVYAQNIVGNMTFSLTRGGKRISAPGSVRMRKDKVIRLQVFIPFLGTEVGRIEFTPDGVLIIDRMHKEYVRADYRELDFLRDNGLTFYSLQALFWNQLLVPGKEKVSESDLKSFDVRLSPMGETVPLLLKKGSMEYRWNAHRTNGRILSTVVSYQSNQHGKSTLTWNYDNFKAVGVKQFPAKQVFSFITTATKTPQQGQVTIDMNDVQTDSNWEERSTVSSRYKQMDVKAVLGKLLNR; translated from the coding sequence ATGAATAAAATACTCCATGGGGTTTTGACCGTGTGCGCTGTCTTGTTGCTGGCATCTTGTGCCTCCAAAAAAGCTGTTGTCAAGGAACCCTTGCCAGGAAAAGAACCTCATACAAGTGCTGTCAAGCCCGGTATTGCCGAGGATATGCAAGAGCTGGCTTTCGTGCAGCGTGTGTATGATAATCAGGTATACGCGCAAAACATCGTTGGGAACATGACGTTTAGTCTTACCCGAGGTGGCAAAAGGATTTCTGCGCCAGGCTCTGTACGCATGCGGAAGGACAAGGTGATTCGTCTGCAAGTGTTCATTCCCTTTTTGGGGACAGAGGTGGGACGGATTGAATTCACCCCCGATGGCGTGCTTATCATAGACCGTATGCACAAAGAGTATGTGCGAGCCGACTATCGTGAGTTGGATTTCTTGCGCGATAATGGTCTGACATTCTACAGCTTGCAGGCACTCTTCTGGAATCAGTTGTTGGTTCCCGGGAAAGAAAAGGTCAGCGAATCAGACCTGAAGTCGTTCGATGTGCGCCTGTCGCCCATGGGTGAAACCGTACCATTGTTGCTGAAAAAGGGCAGCATGGAATATCGTTGGAATGCCCATAGAACCAATGGACGCATCTTGTCTACCGTGGTTTCCTACCAAAGTAACCAACACGGGAAGTCAACCTTGACCTGGAATTACGACAATTTTAAGGCCGTTGGTGTGAAACAGTTTCCTGCCAAGCAGGTGTTCTCCTTCATAACCACCGCTACCAAGACACCGCAACAAGGCCAAGTGACCATTGACATGAATGATGTACAGACAGACAGCAATTGGGAAGAGCGTTCCACGGTCTCTAGTCGGTACAAGCAGATGGATGTAAAGGCGGTATTAGGCAAACTATTAAACAGGTAA
- a CDS encoding tetratricopeptide repeat protein, translated as MMKQNLKISLNHILCCLLVGWMLMSLALPAWAQEPEGKPLTEADLKKMLFEDKQSQYHYLFLEAVSQLNAGKLELADSLLHQCLTLHPQGAEAYYAQGRLLAQQKKDTLALEKFEKAAALQPENSHYQERVAQYYIGTGAFDKAIAAYERLYENNHQRTDVLSILGQLYNQQKNYDKMLSVLERIEQAEGTNEELTLSKMSVYEMMGDKESARKTLQQLADSHPNDVNYRVMLGNWLMQHGGQKKAYKLFTQALEEEPDKGFVLASLYDYHNQVGDKEKAIALRDRILMSKDTEIQTKMTMLQQVIRDNEDHKGDSTEVLNLFKRMMKVHPKDADIASLAAAYMSLKKMPQDTVMAALQHVIDIAPDNSPARLQLLRMYLPGKNWKKIIALCEEGAQFTPDEMAYYYYMAWAHVQQDEQPKAIDALKRGVSTINDKSDTELVSEFYSMMGDLLHQQGDQQGAFAAYDSCLQWKDDNIACLNNYAYFLSEDGQNLKRAEQMSYKTVTASPNNATYLDTYAWILFMQERYTEAKLYIDQALKNDTDSVQSAVIIEHAGDIYAMNGNIDQALKYWQEALKLASKDDQALIERKIKQKKYIKK; from the coding sequence ATGATGAAGCAAAACTTGAAAATTAGTTTGAATCACATTCTTTGCTGTTTGCTTGTGGGCTGGATGCTGATGAGCTTGGCCTTGCCAGCTTGGGCACAGGAGCCAGAAGGCAAACCGCTGACCGAAGCGGATTTGAAGAAAATGCTGTTTGAGGACAAGCAGTCACAATACCACTATCTCTTCCTTGAGGCTGTTAGTCAACTGAATGCAGGTAAGCTGGAGTTGGCAGATAGTTTACTGCACCAGTGCTTGACCCTCCATCCACAGGGAGCCGAAGCTTATTATGCGCAAGGGCGCTTGTTGGCCCAACAAAAGAAAGATACGCTGGCACTGGAGAAGTTCGAGAAGGCGGCTGCCTTGCAACCGGAAAACAGTCATTACCAAGAGCGGGTGGCGCAATATTACATCGGAACGGGTGCTTTCGACAAGGCCATCGCCGCCTACGAGCGTCTGTATGAAAACAATCATCAGCGCACGGATGTGCTCAGCATCTTGGGACAGTTGTACAATCAGCAGAAAAATTACGACAAGATGCTTTCTGTTTTGGAGCGTATCGAGCAGGCTGAAGGAACCAATGAGGAACTTACGCTTTCGAAAATGAGCGTTTATGAGATGATGGGTGATAAGGAATCGGCTCGCAAAACCTTGCAACAACTGGCCGACAGTCATCCCAATGACGTGAACTACAGGGTGATGTTAGGCAATTGGCTCATGCAGCATGGCGGACAAAAGAAGGCTTATAAACTGTTCACCCAGGCCTTGGAAGAGGAACCCGATAAAGGCTTTGTGTTGGCTTCGCTATACGATTATCATAACCAGGTGGGTGACAAAGAGAAGGCTATCGCGCTGAGAGACCGCATCTTGATGAGTAAGGACACGGAGATTCAGACCAAGATGACGATGCTACAGCAAGTGATTCGGGACAATGAAGACCACAAGGGCGACAGTACAGAGGTGCTCAATCTGTTTAAGCGCATGATGAAAGTTCATCCCAAAGATGCTGACATCGCTTCCTTAGCAGCCGCCTACATGAGTTTGAAGAAGATGCCGCAAGACACGGTGATGGCAGCCTTGCAACACGTCATTGACATTGCGCCCGACAACTCGCCTGCTCGTTTGCAGTTGTTGCGCATGTATCTGCCTGGAAAAAACTGGAAGAAAATCATTGCCCTTTGTGAAGAAGGCGCGCAGTTTACGCCCGACGAGATGGCTTATTACTACTACATGGCTTGGGCCCATGTGCAGCAAGACGAGCAACCCAAGGCCATTGATGCCCTTAAACGCGGCGTGAGTACCATCAACGACAAGAGCGATACCGAATTGGTGAGCGAGTTTTATTCCATGATGGGCGATTTGTTGCACCAGCAAGGCGACCAACAGGGGGCTTTTGCGGCCTACGACAGTTGTCTGCAATGGAAGGATGACAACATTGCCTGCTTGAACAATTATGCTTATTTTCTAAGTGAAGATGGTCAGAATTTAAAGCGGGCAGAGCAAATGAGTTATAAAACGGTAACGGCATCGCCTAACAATGCGACGTATCTGGACACCTACGCTTGGATACTGTTCATGCAAGAGCGATACACCGAGGCAAAGTTATACATTGATCAGGCGCTGAAGAATGATACCGATTCCGTGCAAAGCGCCGTCATCATTGAGCATGCCGGGGATATTTATGCCATGAATGGAAACATCGATCAGGCGCTGAAATATTGGCAAGAGGCCTTGAAACTAGCCTCAAAAGATGATCAAGCCCTGATTGAACGGAAGATTAAACAGAAGAAATACATCAAGAAATGA
- the dut gene encoding dUTP diphosphatase, with protein MIQIKVINKGHQQLPAYATSQSAGMDLRANLEASIVLKPMERKLVSTGLFIALPEGFEAQVRPRSGLALKHGITVLNTPGTIDADYRGEVMVLLVNFSQEEFVIRDGERIAQMVIARHEQGHFVEVEELDETERGTGGYGHTGVK; from the coding sequence ATGATACAGATAAAAGTCATCAATAAAGGTCATCAGCAGTTGCCTGCTTATGCCACCAGTCAGAGTGCAGGAATGGATTTGAGAGCCAACCTTGAGGCTTCCATCGTGTTGAAGCCGATGGAACGAAAGCTGGTGTCTACGGGGCTTTTCATCGCTCTTCCAGAGGGATTCGAGGCTCAGGTTCGGCCTCGTAGCGGGTTGGCGTTGAAGCATGGCATCACGGTACTCAACACGCCTGGCACCATAGATGCCGACTATCGGGGCGAGGTGATGGTGCTGTTGGTGAATTTCTCGCAGGAAGAATTTGTTATTCGCGATGGTGAGCGCATTGCCCAAATGGTGATAGCACGACACGAACAAGGGCATTTCGTCGAAGTGGAGGAGCTGGATGAGACCGAACGTGGAACGGGAGGCTATGGCCACACGGGTGTGAAATAG